The following are encoded in a window of Arthrobacter woluwensis genomic DNA:
- a CDS encoding TetR/AcrR family transcriptional regulator, with protein sequence MSAQRAPRTGKRGPYAKTAATRQKIVDAALNVFATRGYHAGSLQDVADEVGMSQTSLLHHFKRKSDLLLAVLEQRDSSGVSRLGPMPFRDMVLLQARANVDIAGLTQLYAVLSGESTTEGHPGRDYFAQRFERLREEYTGELEALRAAGMLRPGVDPAQAAASLIGLWDGVQLQRLYAPDTVDVAASLGAYLDLILLPE encoded by the coding sequence ATGAGCGCCCAGCGAGCACCCCGCACCGGCAAACGCGGCCCGTACGCCAAGACGGCGGCGACCCGCCAGAAGATCGTCGACGCCGCCCTCAACGTGTTCGCCACGCGCGGCTATCACGCAGGAAGCCTGCAGGATGTGGCCGACGAGGTGGGCATGAGCCAGACGAGCCTTCTGCACCACTTCAAGCGCAAGAGCGATCTGCTCCTCGCAGTCCTCGAACAGCGCGACAGCAGCGGCGTCTCCCGCCTCGGGCCGATGCCGTTCCGGGACATGGTGCTGCTGCAGGCCCGGGCCAATGTGGACATCGCCGGCCTCACCCAGCTCTACGCGGTGCTCAGCGGCGAGTCGACCACGGAGGGCCATCCCGGCCGGGACTACTTCGCCCAGCGCTTCGAGCGGCTGCGGGAGGAGTACACCGGCGAGCTCGAGGCCCTGCGCGCGGCCGGGATGCTGCGTCCCGGCGTCGACCCGGCGCAGGCGGCCGCTTCACTGATCGGGCTCTGGGATGGCGTGCAGCTCCAGCGCCTCTACGCGCCGGACACGGTGGACGTGGCCGCCAGCCTGGGGGCGTATCTTGACCTGATCCTGCTCCCGGAGTGA
- a CDS encoding carbohydrate ABC transporter permease, whose amino-acid sequence MSSTPAAASQAPAQDGQAQDGQAHNGDAATGNRPGGHGAATAARPTRGGRSRAAARAPWILLAPFLALFTLTFVLPILVALVSSFTKVTRSGLFGEKGVTSGFAGFDNYAQALGDANFIASIGRVLLFGVVQVPVMIVLCTVLALLLESASARWPGFFRAAYFMPYGVPGVIATILWSFLYVPGLSPFIDIAGSLGITLDFLGPDHVLWSIANIVTWSYTGYNMLIIVAQLKAIPAELYEAARVDGASPWRIARSIQLPLITPALVLTTVFSIIGTLQLFAEAQVLKTSAPAIDSQYTPNLSAYSTAFAYNDYNVAAAQAVLIALAAFILSFVFLRLTNRKSS is encoded by the coding sequence ATGAGCAGCACACCAGCCGCAGCATCCCAGGCTCCGGCCCAGGACGGACAGGCCCAGGACGGACAGGCGCACAACGGCGACGCGGCCACCGGGAACCGGCCCGGCGGGCACGGCGCGGCCACGGCGGCCCGGCCCACCCGGGGCGGCCGCTCCCGGGCCGCGGCCCGCGCCCCCTGGATCCTCCTGGCGCCGTTCCTGGCCCTCTTCACCCTGACCTTCGTCCTGCCGATCCTCGTGGCCCTCGTCTCCAGCTTCACCAAGGTCACGCGCAGCGGGCTCTTCGGCGAGAAGGGTGTGACCAGCGGGTTCGCCGGCTTCGACAACTACGCCCAGGCCCTCGGCGACGCCAACTTCATCGCGTCGATCGGGCGCGTGCTGCTGTTCGGCGTCGTGCAGGTGCCCGTCATGATCGTCCTCTGCACCGTCCTGGCCCTCCTGCTGGAATCGGCCTCGGCCCGGTGGCCCGGCTTCTTCCGCGCCGCCTACTTCATGCCGTACGGCGTGCCCGGCGTGATCGCCACGATCCTGTGGTCCTTCCTCTACGTGCCGGGCCTGAGCCCGTTCATCGACATCGCCGGGAGCCTGGGGATCACACTGGACTTCCTGGGGCCCGATCACGTGCTGTGGTCCATCGCGAACATCGTGACCTGGAGCTACACGGGCTACAACATGCTCATCATCGTCGCCCAGCTCAAGGCCATCCCGGCCGAGCTCTATGAGGCGGCCCGCGTGGACGGCGCGTCCCCCTGGCGGATCGCCCGGAGCATCCAGCTGCCGCTCATCACCCCGGCGCTGGTCCTGACCACGGTGTTCTCCATCATCGGAACCCTGCAGCTCTTCGCCGAGGCGCAGGTGCTGAAGACCTCGGCCCCGGCCATCGACAGCCAGTACACGCCGAACCTCTCGGCCTACTCCACGGCGTTCGCCTACAACGACTACAACGTCGCCGCCGCGCAGGCCGTCCTGATCGCGCTCGCGGCCTTCATCCTCTCCTTCGTCTTCCTCCGCCTCACGAACAGGAAGTCCTCATGA
- a CDS encoding App1 family protein, with translation MQHEPARRSWAGNPLFGAAHRISSFINSARLKMARKTHFQPATVPYMGYGSTTQVRILARVMLAARALPGSRADRAARDGNQNIRGWRAFTSVPIPEREVDIEIGDARVRVKADRGGLVDTTVEVDLEPGWHTATIRASGTPSAEAPLLVLPPDMEFGILSDIDDTVMVTALPRPLLAFWNAFVLNERARMATTGMAVLYERILRAHPGAPAFYLSTGPWNAAPTLSRFLHRNLYPVGPMLLTDWGLTEDRWFRSGREHKQDNLERLAQEFPRMKWLLVGDNGQHDEAIYSEFAQRHPENVAAVAIRQLSVGEAVLAGGHTPDMDHSGSAIPWVYAPDGAGLAEQLRKIGLV, from the coding sequence ATGCAGCATGAGCCAGCCCGCCGCTCCTGGGCAGGCAACCCGCTCTTCGGGGCGGCCCACAGGATCTCGTCCTTCATCAATTCCGCGCGCCTGAAGATGGCCCGGAAGACGCACTTCCAGCCCGCGACCGTCCCGTACATGGGCTACGGCTCCACCACGCAGGTCCGGATCCTGGCCCGCGTGATGCTCGCGGCCCGCGCCCTGCCCGGCAGCCGCGCCGATCGCGCGGCACGCGACGGCAACCAGAACATCCGCGGCTGGCGCGCCTTCACCTCCGTTCCGATTCCGGAACGCGAAGTGGACATCGAAATCGGCGACGCGCGCGTGCGGGTCAAAGCCGACCGCGGCGGCCTCGTGGACACCACGGTCGAGGTGGACCTGGAACCGGGTTGGCACACCGCCACGATCCGCGCCTCCGGGACGCCCTCCGCCGAGGCCCCCCTGCTGGTGCTGCCGCCGGACATGGAGTTCGGCATCCTCTCCGACATCGATGACACCGTCATGGTGACGGCGCTCCCCCGACCCCTGCTCGCCTTCTGGAACGCCTTCGTCCTCAACGAACGCGCCCGGATGGCCACCACCGGCATGGCCGTGCTGTACGAGCGGATCCTGCGCGCCCACCCGGGTGCCCCCGCGTTCTATCTCTCCACCGGTCCGTGGAACGCCGCCCCGACACTGAGCCGCTTCCTGCACCGCAACCTCTACCCGGTGGGACCCATGCTCCTGACGGATTGGGGCCTCACGGAGGACCGCTGGTTCCGCAGCGGCCGCGAGCACAAGCAGGACAATCTTGAGCGGCTGGCACAGGAGTTCCCGCGCATGAAGTGGCTCCTGGTGGGCGACAACGGCCAGCACGACGAGGCCATCTACTCGGAATTCGCCCAGCGGCATCCGGAGAATGTGGCCGCGGTGGCCATCCGGCAGCTCTCCGTGGGCGAGGCGGTCCTGGCCGGCGGTCACACGCCGGACATGGACCACTCAGGCTCGGCGATCCCGTGGGTCTACGCCCCGGACGGCGCCGGACTGGCGGAGCAGCTCCGGAAGATCGGGCTGGTCTAG
- a CDS encoding ABC transporter substrate-binding protein, producing MPHVSRRRLLGTGLGALSLAALGACATPGTHSVNADPAIPAATGEKIRLTYWAWLKDFQKVADLWNAKNPRVQVDVVWIPGGNSGGYQKMYSALAAGAGPDLAQIELRSIPEFMLVNGLVDLNRYGAQEFAPLYDPTLWGQVSFTGGVYGIPQDSGPMATFYQPALLEKVGATPPKTWDEWAAVGKELRRAGSYIDCFAISDASPFAAFAGQAGAAWFRPEEDGWVINMTDDATLNVARFFDKAIDDGLVQTGFAHYSPAWFAAAAKGGIASITSGSWGDALVEGVSGGKGKWKAAPMPVWGKTGFGSSYLGGSTTAILAGSKHPREALEFAVWLTTSHEGIDAMIKHSGIGWSPAKDFVGTARQQPSEFFSGQNYFKDVLIPASREQNPKWSWWPVTQQTFNILSDGFRKKASGTSLVDAVASAEKDVMTVFRNKGLTIRKEQA from the coding sequence ATGCCCCATGTTTCCCGGAGACGGCTGCTCGGCACAGGGCTGGGCGCCCTGTCCCTGGCGGCCCTCGGCGCGTGCGCCACTCCCGGCACGCACTCCGTCAACGCCGATCCGGCCATCCCCGCCGCGACGGGGGAGAAGATCCGGCTCACCTATTGGGCCTGGCTCAAGGATTTCCAGAAGGTGGCCGACCTCTGGAACGCCAAGAACCCCCGGGTCCAGGTGGACGTGGTCTGGATCCCCGGAGGGAACTCGGGCGGGTACCAGAAGATGTACTCGGCGCTCGCCGCCGGCGCCGGCCCGGACCTGGCCCAGATCGAATTGCGGTCCATCCCTGAGTTCATGCTGGTCAACGGTCTCGTCGACCTGAACCGTTACGGGGCGCAGGAGTTCGCGCCGCTCTACGACCCCACGCTCTGGGGGCAAGTCAGCTTCACCGGCGGCGTGTACGGCATCCCCCAGGACTCCGGCCCCATGGCGACGTTCTACCAGCCCGCGCTCCTGGAGAAGGTGGGCGCCACCCCGCCGAAGACCTGGGACGAGTGGGCCGCCGTGGGCAAGGAACTGCGGCGTGCGGGCAGTTACATCGACTGCTTCGCGATCAGCGACGCGAGCCCCTTCGCCGCCTTCGCGGGCCAGGCGGGCGCCGCCTGGTTCCGGCCCGAGGAGGACGGCTGGGTCATCAACATGACGGATGACGCCACGCTGAACGTCGCGCGCTTCTTCGACAAGGCAATCGACGACGGACTGGTCCAGACCGGGTTCGCCCACTACAGCCCGGCCTGGTTCGCCGCGGCGGCCAAGGGCGGCATCGCCTCCATCACGTCCGGCAGCTGGGGCGACGCCCTCGTGGAAGGCGTCAGCGGCGGCAAGGGCAAATGGAAGGCCGCCCCCATGCCCGTGTGGGGCAAGACCGGCTTCGGGTCCAGCTACCTGGGCGGCTCCACCACGGCCATCCTGGCCGGCAGCAAGCACCCCCGCGAGGCCCTCGAATTCGCCGTCTGGCTGACGACCTCGCACGAAGGCATCGACGCCATGATCAAGCACAGCGGCATCGGCTGGTCGCCCGCCAAGGACTTCGTCGGCACCGCCCGTCAGCAGCCCTCGGAGTTCTTCAGCGGACAGAACTACTTCAAGGACGTGCTGATCCCGGCGAGCCGCGAACAGAACCCGAAGTGGTCCTGGTGGCCGGTCACGCAGCAGACCTTCAACATCCTCAGCGACGGCTTCCGGAAGAAGGCGAGCGGCACCTCCCTGGTGGACGCCGTGGCCTCGGCCGAGAAGGACGTCATGACCGTCTTCAGGAACAAGGGCCTGACCATCAGGAAGGAACAGGCATGA
- a CDS encoding CGNR zinc finger domain-containing protein: MSAGQWMMSAEGVRWFFDAGSLALDFGYTGDFGYGVAAWERLHNPGDLDGWLGEHGGVASGGRLPATERDFAEALQLRAAIWELARAAADGVGADPLSIDVVNRFARGLSPAPQLPGGAESAPASTAAMLLAAVARDAVTVFSSPDRIRRCGAEDCALIFHDGSRTQARRWCSMQRCGNRQKVRMHRARASE, translated from the coding sequence ATGAGTGCCGGTCAATGGATGATGTCCGCCGAGGGAGTGCGCTGGTTTTTCGATGCGGGATCGCTTGCCCTCGACTTCGGGTATACAGGCGATTTCGGCTACGGTGTCGCGGCCTGGGAACGCCTGCACAACCCGGGGGACTTGGACGGGTGGCTGGGGGAACACGGCGGCGTGGCGAGTGGCGGGCGGCTGCCGGCCACCGAACGCGACTTCGCGGAGGCCCTCCAGCTGCGCGCGGCGATCTGGGAACTTGCTCGAGCCGCGGCCGACGGTGTCGGTGCGGATCCGTTGAGCATCGACGTTGTGAACCGGTTCGCGAGGGGGCTCTCCCCGGCCCCTCAGTTGCCTGGCGGGGCGGAGTCTGCTCCGGCCTCGACGGCCGCGATGCTGCTGGCCGCCGTCGCGCGAGACGCGGTGACGGTTTTCAGCTCGCCGGACCGAATCCGGCGGTGCGGCGCGGAAGACTGCGCTCTGATCTTCCACGACGGCAGCCGCACCCAAGCGCGCCGCTGGTGCTCCATGCAGCGCTGTGGCAATCGGCAGAAGGTCCGGATGCATCGCGCCCGGGCCTCGGAGTGA
- a CDS encoding histidine phosphatase family protein — translation MASTLHLVRHGQTDWNVRGHFQGQTDIPLNRTGVEQAAGVAEALREVPLAAVVTSTLGRAVATGRAIADAQDLPAPATDARLMERHFGEAEGMHGDDVARLFPDREQIPGRESDEELRARAFGALEELAAAFDGEEIAVVSHGGWMAMVLRTLVGDAYDYSTLTNCSVHTLVWDTATGEVRVAGVETAAQLIRD, via the coding sequence ATGGCAAGCACCCTGCACCTCGTCCGACACGGCCAGACCGACTGGAACGTGAGGGGCCATTTTCAGGGGCAGACCGACATCCCCTTGAACCGGACGGGTGTCGAGCAGGCGGCAGGGGTGGCCGAGGCGTTACGCGAGGTGCCCCTGGCCGCCGTCGTGACCTCGACCCTGGGCCGCGCGGTGGCCACCGGCCGGGCCATCGCCGACGCGCAGGACCTCCCCGCGCCGGCTACCGACGCCCGTCTCATGGAGCGCCACTTCGGGGAGGCGGAAGGGATGCACGGCGACGACGTCGCGCGTCTCTTCCCCGACCGCGAGCAGATCCCGGGCCGGGAGAGTGACGAGGAGCTACGCGCGCGGGCGTTCGGCGCGCTGGAAGAATTGGCCGCGGCGTTCGATGGCGAGGAGATCGCCGTCGTGAGTCATGGCGGCTGGATGGCCATGGTGCTGCGGACGCTGGTCGGGGACGCTTACGACTACTCCACGCTCACCAACTGCTCCGTGCACACCCTGGTCTGGGACACCGCCACGGGCGAGGTGCGGGTGGCCGGGGTGGAGACCGCCGCGCAGCTCATCCGGGACTAG
- a CDS encoding S53 family peptidase, translated as MCTEPSSGHAACHAYRETDAAGKPLDSATPPAGALTPAGLQDAYKLTGLKSGGRTVAIVDAYGYPSLERDLGVFRSQFGLPSCTVANGCLKIVGQTGGASLPKFDAGWAGEQALDVDAVSSACPDCKIVVVQTNSASFADLGAGVQTASKLPGVVAISNSYGGGDASDASNGAYYNHPGIAVTASAGDDGYQGVSFPASSSYVTAVGGTSLTKASSARGWTEAVWTGTGSGCSTLNTALPAAASVDTQCGKRAMNDVAAAADPSNGGLAVYYPKTSTTSTWGQIGGTSESAPIVASVYALSGNTGGSGKYANALPYENSGALFDVTSGSNGSCTTALWCNAGAGWDGPTGLGTPNGTAAF; from the coding sequence GTGTGCACTGAGCCCAGTTCCGGCCACGCGGCGTGCCATGCGTACCGGGAGACGGATGCGGCCGGCAAGCCCTTGGACAGCGCGACGCCTCCTGCCGGCGCTCTGACTCCGGCCGGGCTGCAGGATGCTTACAAGCTGACCGGCCTGAAGTCTGGGGGGCGGACTGTGGCGATCGTGGACGCTTACGGTTACCCGAGTCTGGAGCGTGATCTTGGCGTGTTCCGGAGCCAGTTCGGTCTGCCATCCTGCACCGTCGCCAACGGGTGTCTGAAGATCGTCGGTCAGACCGGGGGAGCCTCTCTGCCGAAGTTCGATGCCGGCTGGGCGGGCGAGCAGGCCCTCGACGTCGACGCCGTGTCCTCTGCGTGCCCCGACTGCAAGATCGTCGTGGTGCAGACCAATTCCGCGTCCTTCGCGGATCTGGGGGCCGGGGTCCAGACCGCCTCGAAACTGCCGGGAGTGGTTGCGATCTCCAACAGCTACGGCGGGGGCGATGCTTCTGATGCCAGCAATGGCGCGTACTACAACCATCCCGGAATCGCCGTCACGGCCAGCGCCGGAGATGACGGGTATCAGGGTGTTTCCTTCCCGGCTTCCTCCAGCTATGTCACGGCCGTGGGTGGAACGTCACTGACTAAGGCCTCCAGCGCCCGCGGGTGGACTGAAGCCGTATGGACCGGTACGGGCTCGGGTTGCTCCACACTCAACACAGCCCTCCCTGCGGCGGCATCGGTCGACACGCAGTGCGGCAAGCGGGCGATGAACGACGTCGCCGCAGCAGCGGACCCGAGCAACGGCGGCCTTGCGGTCTATTACCCCAAGACCAGCACCACATCGACCTGGGGTCAGATCGGCGGCACGAGCGAATCGGCTCCGATCGTCGCTAGCGTCTATGCGTTGAGCGGGAATACGGGTGGTTCCGGCAAATATGCCAATGCTCTGCCGTATGAGAACTCCGGCGCACTCTTCGATGTGACCAGTGGCAGCAACGGCTCGTGCACCACGGCGCTGTGGTGCAATGCCGGTGCCGGTTGGGACGGCCCTACGGGTCTGGGCACGCCCAACGGAACGGCGGCGTTCTGA